A genomic region of Papaver somniferum cultivar HN1 chromosome 7, ASM357369v1, whole genome shotgun sequence contains the following coding sequences:
- the LOC113292693 gene encoding uncharacterized protein LOC113292693, whose translation MIKHTTVMSRLLAYNVILLLYVSGSVISAVSADQEKMVYSKVLNVGEELLRETLPLQMGSRLYRLNGLKSSTWYEVKISYPASIPASFSIQLIRDKSYIEHNRNKRLLNTEKLIFNADCNDIPDHQSLDQNEKYVLVSVEPAGVVAIPGVKERELVLFNIVCDELLLGIPHKAVWVGVLVLICLGVACIVPTFLPPYLLMRKQKS comes from the exons ATGATTAAACATACTACTGTGATGAGTCGATTGTTGGCCTATAATGTGATTCTGCTGCTATACGTTAGTGGTTCTGTCATCAGTGCTGTATCTGCTGACCAAGAAAAAAT GGTTTATAGCAAAGTCCTGAATGTAGGGGAAGAGCTATTGCGTGAAACCTTACCTTTGCAAATGGGTTCTCGCCTGTACCGATTGAATGGACTCAAATCATCAACTTGGTATGAAGTGAAGATATCATATCCAGCTTCT ATTCCCGCCAGCTTTTCCATTCAACTGATAAGAGACAAATCATATATTGAGCACAACAGGAACAAAAGATTACTCAACACAGAGAAACTGATTTTTAATGCTGACTGTAACGATATTCCTGACCACCAG AGTTTGGATCAAAATGAGAAATATGTTCTTGTATCTGTGGAGCCTGCTGGAGTTGTTGCAATTCCTGGTGTAAAGGAGAGGGAACTAGTCTTATTTAATATAG TTTGTGACGAGCTCTTGCTTGGGATCCCACACAAAGCTGTCTGGGTTGGAGTCCTGGTGTTAATATGTTTAGGGGTTGCATGCATTGTTCCAACTTTTCTTCCACCATATTTACTTATGAGGAAACAAAAATCATAA